One stretch of Nomascus leucogenys isolate Asia chromosome 9, Asia_NLE_v1, whole genome shotgun sequence DNA includes these proteins:
- the HSD17B13 gene encoding 17-beta-hydroxysteroid dehydrogenase 13 isoform X1, translating to MNIILEILLLLITIIYSYLESLVKFFIPQRKKSVAGEIVLITGAGHGIGKQTAYEFAKRQSILVLWDINKRGVEETAAECRKLGVTAHAYVVDCSNREEIYRSLNQVKKEVGDVTIVVNNAGTVYPADLLSTKDEEITKTFEVNILGHFWITKALLPSMMERNHGHIVTVASVCGHEVIPYLIPYCSSKFAAVGFHRGLTSELQALGKTGIKTSCLCPVFVNTGFTKNPSTRLWPVLETDEVVRSLIDGILTNKKMIFVPSYINIFLRLHKFLPERASAILNRMQNIQFEAVVGHKIKMK from the exons ATGAACATCATCCTAGAAATCCTTCTGCTTCTGATCACCATCATCTACTCCTACTTGGAGTCGTTGGTGAAGTTTTTCATTCCTCAGAGGAAAAAATCTGTGGCTGGGGAGATTGTTCTCATTACTGGAGCTGGGCATGGAATAGGCAAGCAGACTGCTTATGAATTTGCAAAACGACAGAGCATACTGGTTCTGTGGGATATTAATAAG CGTGGTGTGGAGGAAACAGCAGCTGAGTGCCGAAAACTAGGCGTCACTGCGCATGCGTATGTGGTAGACTGCAGCAACAGAGAAGAGATCTATCGCTCTCTAAATCAG GTGAAGAAAGAAGTGGGTGATGTAACAATCGTGGTGAATAATGCTGGGACAGTATATCCAGCTGATCTTCTCAGCACCAAGGATGAAGAGATTACCAAGACATTTGAGGTCAACATCCTAGGACATTTTTGG ATCACAAAAGCACTTCTTCCATCGATGATGGAGAGAAATCATGGCCACATCGTCACAGTGGCTTCAGTGTGCGGCCACGAAGTGATCCCTTACCTCATCCCATATTG TTCCAGCAAATTTGCCGCTGTTGGCTTTCACAGAGGTCTGACATCAGAACTTCAGGCCTTGGGAAAAACTGGTATCAAAACCTCATGTCTCTGCCCAGTTTTTGTGAATACTGGGTTCACCAAAAATCCAAGCACAAG ATTATGGCCTGTATTGGAGACAGATGAAGTTGTAAGAAGTCTGATAGACGGAATACTCACcaataagaaaatgatttttgttCCATCATATATCAATATCTTTCTGAGACTACACAA